In a single window of the Candidatus Krumholzibacteriia bacterium genome:
- the crcB gene encoding fluoride efflux transporter CrcB: protein MTKFLMVGMGGFLGSVMRYGAGLAVLKLPCANCSPLATLLVNATGCLLIGFLGGLAELRGFWGMEWKLFLMIGFLGGFTTFSAFGLESFEMLREGQWAMAAGNVFLQVSIGILAVWAGFLLSRLF, encoded by the coding sequence ATGACGAAATTCCTCATGGTGGGGATGGGCGGTTTTCTGGGCTCCGTGATGCGTTACGGAGCGGGGCTTGCCGTGCTCAAGCTACCCTGTGCGAATTGCTCGCCTCTGGCAACTCTTCTGGTGAATGCTACGGGATGCCTTCTCATCGGTTTTCTCGGGGGACTTGCGGAACTTCGTGGTTTCTGGGGAATGGAGTGGAAGCTCTTTCTTATGATCGGTTTCCTCGGAGGATTCACCACCTTCTCCGCCTTCGGTCTGGAGTCCTTTGAGATGCTGCGGGAAGGGCAGTGGGCGATGGCTGCCGGAAATGTGTTCCTGCAGGTTTCGATCGGGATCCTTGCCGTCTGGGCTGGTTTTCTTCTCTCTCGCCTTTTCTAG
- a CDS encoding LptF/LptG family permease, with protein MFRISDRYILSNHRAPYFLSLGVLTFLFLINIVIQLLELFLAHDVPFLTVLEMIGLSLGHILALTIPMSVLPSTLLAFSQMEEENEIAALRSGGVSLYRIILGPFLATLALMIFVFFFNNFLMAESNHRLRSLQSDIHRKKPSLAIEAGRFIDDIPGLTLYTRRMEDPSGDLLDLYLFETDRGGVTSVVTAQWGRILPAEGSQLRMHLKDGEQFEINPANREELRLTRFQEMELLHEDSERDLIRKKSSWRGDRELNTVMLSERIEKGRAEVDTMTVQMKRVAEEALEKNLALLDTPPQAVDARSMKRLEQNTKEQLKNLARNIATKKEKISRYEVERHKKYAIPFAVLVFFSLGAPLGIKTGRSGKSWGVAFSILLFSAYYVLIALGENLADRSYLPPILATWTPNMILLPLGIWTLYWTNRESRTFSLLPRLQEWQRKRKESK; from the coding sequence ATGTTCCGAATCAGCGACCGCTACATCCTTTCAAACCACCGGGCTCCCTATTTTTTGAGCCTCGGGGTTCTGACCTTCCTATTCCTGATCAACATTGTCATCCAACTTCTGGAGCTTTTCCTCGCACATGATGTGCCTTTTTTGACGGTTTTGGAAATGATTGGTCTCAGTCTGGGACACATTCTCGCACTGACCATTCCCATGTCCGTCCTTCCGTCCACCCTGCTTGCCTTTTCCCAGATGGAGGAAGAAAACGAAATCGCAGCACTTCGCTCCGGGGGAGTCAGCCTTTACCGAATCATCCTGGGTCCCTTTCTCGCGACCTTGGCCCTGATGATCTTCGTCTTCTTCTTCAACAATTTCCTCATGGCCGAAAGCAATCACCGGCTAAGGAGTCTGCAGAGTGATATCCACAGGAAGAAGCCTTCGCTGGCCATTGAGGCGGGACGATTCATCGACGACATTCCGGGGCTTACCCTCTACACCCGCCGCATGGAAGATCCGAGTGGTGACCTTCTGGACCTCTACCTCTTTGAAACGGACCGGGGAGGAGTGACCTCGGTCGTTACTGCACAGTGGGGACGCATCCTGCCCGCAGAAGGAAGCCAACTCCGCATGCACCTGAAAGATGGGGAACAGTTCGAGATCAACCCGGCAAACCGGGAGGAGCTTCGTCTTACCCGTTTTCAGGAGATGGAATTGCTTCACGAGGACTCCGAAAGGGACCTGATTCGAAAGAAGAGCAGTTGGCGGGGCGACCGGGAGCTGAACACCGTCATGCTGTCGGAGAGGATTGAAAAGGGTCGCGCAGAAGTGGACACGATGACCGTGCAGATGAAGCGGGTCGCAGAAGAGGCTCTCGAAAAGAATCTGGCGCTTCTGGACACTCCTCCTCAGGCCGTCGATGCCCGCTCCATGAAAAGACTGGAACAGAATACAAAAGAGCAGCTGAAAAATCTGGCCCGCAATATCGCGACCAAAAAGGAGAAGATCTCCCGCTACGAAGTGGAGAGGCACAAGAAGTACGCGATCCCCTTTGCTGTTCTGGTCTTCTTCTCTCTGGGTGCGCCCCTTGGCATCAAGACCGGGCGCAGCGGAAAGTCATGGGGTGTGGCCTTCAGCATTCTCCTCTTCTCCGCCTACTATGTACTGATCGCTCTTGGCGAGAATCTGGCAGACCGATCCTACCTTCCCCCGATTCTTGCCACCTGGACACCGAACATGATCCTTCTTCCTCTGGGAATCTGGACCCTGTACTGGACAAACCGGGAAAGCCGGACTTTCTCGCTCCTTCCCCGCCTTCAGGAATGGCAGAGGAAGAGGAAGGAGTCAAAATGA
- a CDS encoding LptF/LptG family permease, which translates to MIRVFDRHIIQQFLRFYLFSILAFVLFFLVTDFSENIARYNDRGTPGLVIAKLYLFQIPWIMIFLSPVCVLLSTFWTFGRMSRDRELSALFSSGISLYRILLPLILVTSLLSAGSYFFNDQVVSRSMHARSELEKADKKQRKPRRAGERIRNLYRRGEDGRIYWAQQYDPSKESFQNLAIMDFEKSRLRQLLIARHAFWTGDEWMLRDARITEVPDSLQESGEGRMLSLQKEVLEGPALLPRDFLEQKSEPDAMQYEELREHIERSNRSGEDASHLEVDLHIKRSYPLANLIILLIGTGLSARHRRITMAAGVGWTVGVGLSYIALLRIGMALGHAGVMSALAAAWIPNLIFLTLGILFLKKASR; encoded by the coding sequence ATGATCCGGGTTTTCGACCGACATATCATTCAACAGTTCCTTCGCTTCTATCTGTTTTCGATTCTGGCCTTTGTCCTGTTTTTCCTTGTCACTGATTTTTCCGAGAACATCGCACGCTATAACGACCGGGGGACACCCGGACTGGTGATTGCGAAGCTCTACCTCTTCCAGATCCCCTGGATCATGATCTTTCTTTCCCCTGTCTGCGTCCTTCTTTCGACCTTCTGGACCTTCGGGAGAATGAGCCGTGATCGGGAATTGAGTGCCCTTTTCAGTTCCGGCATCTCACTCTATCGGATTCTTCTGCCCCTGATTCTTGTGACCAGTCTGCTCAGTGCTGGCAGCTACTTTTTCAATGACCAGGTTGTCAGCCGTAGCATGCATGCCCGCAGTGAACTGGAGAAGGCCGACAAGAAACAGCGAAAACCGCGGCGTGCAGGGGAGCGCATTCGCAATCTCTATCGACGGGGAGAAGACGGGCGCATTTACTGGGCCCAGCAGTATGACCCATCGAAGGAGAGTTTCCAGAATCTGGCTATCATGGATTTCGAGAAGTCCCGCCTTCGCCAGCTTCTCATCGCCCGCCACGCCTTCTGGACCGGAGATGAATGGATGCTCCGGGACGCAAGGATAACCGAGGTACCGGACTCGCTGCAGGAATCAGGGGAAGGCAGAATGCTGTCCCTCCAGAAGGAAGTGCTGGAAGGCCCAGCCCTCCTGCCTCGCGATTTCCTTGAACAGAAAAGCGAGCCGGATGCCATGCAATACGAGGAACTCAGGGAGCACATTGAACGCAGTAATCGCTCCGGAGAAGATGCAAGCCACCTGGAAGTTGACCTCCACATCAAGCGAAGCTACCCCCTGGCCAATCTGATTATCCTTCTGATCGGCACCGGTTTGAGTGCCCGACACCGGAGAATCACCATGGCCGCGGGAGTGGGCTGGACCGTGGGCGTAGGGCTCTCCTACATCGCACTCCTGAGAATCGGAATGGCACTCGGGCATGCTGGAGTCATGTCAGCATTGGCGGCTGCCTGGATCCCGAACCTGATCTTCCTGACCCTGGGCATTCTCTTCCTGAAGAAGGCAAGCCGCTAG
- the sprA gene encoding cell surface protein SprA: protein MQQATRRNRLLLLLLFLLSAGSLAEVLPLRDTPVPGLLKYSEQSRYFPLDHRVRGLHDSHWLASDLRLSSKTVFSQDEIRILSESSWVIWTRRPKILEQITSCSLREDPWGLQGSRTFPGSLSRDLMDREEYLRRKIRDRRRETMLKKAAQTRQELVGQEKRGSWADFDIPIKLPASIERVVGRGEKSNITVTGRQSISFGGTSTITNKPLTDESGRGQDLFPRLEMKQDLSIKLSGTVGEKVHVEVESHGEQLSSKAQNIRLRYEGEDDEVIQLIEMGDTHLTLPTAGLITYSASNKGLFGIKLLGNLGNLEFTAIASKQESEMSSRTFNNTGQVVQSDYVLDTQFLANQFFYLDHPGSAETYYHWIVDEATLNVFLEDFVPPSPQGEIQYAGYALVDSLGDGLADGGEGHDLSFGSFRLLTLGTDYILRLDPEQNFVALELNYPIQESDILAVSYVAHHSETGDSLHVGTVDLSTSEGWFTENPDTLALELIKPENFLPESPTWDYMFRNVYSLGGRNLDYNTLEVEVHRVSTRPDPSHPEGDTTPYLRIFGLDQYYGTGSSSEGHDGKVDQVWVDESRGLLFFPYVNPFDPPEELVYDWTSTGVDSFFLAEESDDRNPYLYEIGRRDLLKDPAYNRYLIRYSSATVSSRFNLNAFDIMEGSELVTLDGQTLSKNTDYRIDYFSGEVELIGDAASRLTPDSNISITYQYKPIFGGGKSSLVGLHGNYQFGKNGRVASSWLYEARYSGSRRPRLGEESTRNVVGNLLGNYQMEPEFLTRAMNYLPRVDTDAASSLKISGEIAVSFPNPNVDDHAYLDDMEGIEDADDLSLSRSLWMEASEPVDWIPNIGGADIPVLPENRAQAAYWLHPQQTTFRRDFNLSLPDQESRETVDVLRLEIPVNLKQDQISVWPALQEVNDANVALGDSLWCGLMQGFSGEGLDLSEAEYLEIWVNDFQQDSTLRYGTLHFDMGDLSEDFFEPEKNEFNTEDRINRGTFDEIDEDTGLDGSYDSSEEGMESPWADENDPAGDNYDASVQSESYAYSYFKVNGREKNRRLDTEDLDKDGQLDVKDSYFTLAVDLDETPLIDMVSVYDEETASLPEASKAWRLYRLKLTDAGIRSDGASEPDWSRVKYFRFWVEGMNELAASEPFNTLEIASIKIVGNRWKNHAIQSSEDGVSLEPESWGPGEDFRVEVVNTKDNATFTWPYETIIDPETGLPEREQALNFVYERILPGHQVLIRKDYQALNLLGYRSVSFYLHPDDEALGHDFFVRAAFDSLNYYELQHRPDSPGWRELNISMTDWTDMKLFSAEDTVMSVVGDLNVPGREYILRKVGSPDLSRVKALYFGIRNTSETEELNGEAWINDIRVRDVRRDVGYAGKVNASANLANVLNIGANFQETDPEFRGLRATQGSGQRNRNWGVNVSTDLQHFLPLFGYRMPVSVNRSFSSSTPKYEPGSDVEITDSGKRRESTSVTETQGFSVNLSRKPSQNWFMRVFLDNLKLNASLSQRKSEGPYRVDWQEGVNHTISWQGNFKERELPLPLGARLRWSPQSLNLSSKTRRSSQKNWTAIGERYSRNPDVTSGSMNNNFSFNWNLFPSLRGNFSMSDSRDLEHELAQRVDLGGVELNLGFQKSQSQGLTLDYTLPFFRKFRPKLNFRSSYSQSVPSFSGIGGSSAREDALNIQNTNNLSTNYNLDVGRWIQKVTGTSSAAKSPSQSMPATVQPKRLPSHVLVPVDPLRGPDPRALKRVTRRWIEEQEEELALTEAPADSLQNLKDPLYLAKKAFALLGGIKPIKVDLSRRLVSSFNNVTGSADPLYRLGFIESPGLPGYGSEGELLELKEADQQDETRDFRMSSGINLWSKVQISTNFDWSRTDKDSRSSRSINRRWTWPSFSVELSSVEKWPLWGNLMDSSSLGFGFKSTLTETDNLGTGLQTRSVGRVFTPHWNISWKNRMRSNLTVSYQSTENGQNTQTTRNRNFTAGVDFNYSLSSSSGKRFLGLTWMPAFQSRLDMRAALKYTRVSNVRVSSDDFTEPLGGSSTWSFSPGANYRFSDKLTGGATLNFSRSYWVLTGEKKTGLGLTLTSTLIF from the coding sequence ATGCAGCAAGCGACAAGAAGGAACCGGCTCCTGCTGCTTCTCCTCTTTCTTCTGTCTGCGGGGAGTCTCGCAGAAGTTCTCCCGCTCCGCGATACTCCCGTCCCCGGTCTGCTGAAGTACTCGGAGCAAAGTCGCTACTTTCCGCTGGATCACCGTGTTCGCGGGCTTCATGATTCTCACTGGCTCGCTTCCGATCTGCGTCTTTCTTCGAAGACGGTCTTTTCCCAAGATGAAATACGGATCCTCTCGGAAAGTTCCTGGGTAATATGGACTCGCCGCCCGAAGATTCTGGAGCAAATCACGAGTTGTTCCCTGAGAGAGGATCCCTGGGGGCTTCAGGGTAGCCGGACTTTCCCCGGCAGCTTGAGCCGGGATCTCATGGATCGCGAGGAGTATCTTCGTCGGAAAATCCGGGATCGCCGGCGCGAAACGATGCTGAAGAAGGCGGCGCAGACGCGGCAGGAACTGGTCGGTCAGGAGAAGCGGGGGAGTTGGGCGGACTTTGATATTCCCATCAAACTGCCTGCGAGTATCGAGAGAGTGGTGGGCCGGGGAGAGAAGAGCAATATCACCGTGACGGGTCGGCAGTCGATTTCCTTCGGAGGAACGTCCACGATCACCAACAAACCTCTGACCGATGAGTCCGGTCGCGGGCAGGATCTCTTTCCACGCCTGGAGATGAAACAGGATCTCTCGATCAAACTCAGTGGAACCGTCGGCGAGAAGGTTCACGTGGAGGTGGAGAGCCATGGGGAGCAATTGAGTTCGAAAGCACAGAATATCCGTCTTCGCTATGAAGGGGAAGACGACGAAGTCATCCAGCTCATCGAAATGGGAGACACCCACCTGACGCTTCCCACGGCGGGACTGATCACCTACAGCGCAAGCAACAAGGGCCTTTTTGGAATCAAGCTGCTCGGCAATCTCGGCAACCTGGAGTTTACGGCCATTGCCAGTAAGCAGGAAAGCGAGATGAGCAGCCGGACCTTCAACAACACGGGTCAGGTGGTTCAGAGTGACTATGTTCTGGATACGCAGTTTCTCGCCAACCAGTTCTTCTACCTCGATCACCCCGGTTCTGCGGAAACCTATTACCACTGGATTGTCGACGAAGCGACTCTGAATGTCTTTCTTGAAGACTTCGTTCCTCCGAGTCCCCAGGGGGAAATCCAGTATGCCGGTTATGCCCTGGTCGACAGTCTGGGTGACGGTCTCGCCGACGGGGGCGAAGGCCACGACCTTTCATTCGGTTCTTTCCGTCTTCTGACCCTGGGAACCGACTACATCCTCCGTCTCGACCCCGAGCAGAACTTCGTCGCTCTGGAACTGAACTACCCGATTCAGGAGAGCGACATCCTTGCCGTCAGCTATGTGGCCCACCATTCAGAGACCGGCGACAGCCTTCATGTGGGAACCGTGGACCTGAGCACGAGCGAGGGCTGGTTCACCGAGAACCCGGATACGCTGGCTCTGGAACTGATCAAGCCGGAGAACTTTCTGCCGGAAAGTCCAACCTGGGACTATATGTTCCGGAATGTTTACAGTCTTGGCGGACGCAATCTGGACTACAACACGCTGGAAGTGGAAGTTCATCGGGTGTCCACAAGACCCGACCCTTCTCACCCCGAAGGCGATACGACTCCCTATCTGAGAATCTTCGGTCTGGACCAGTATTACGGGACGGGAAGTTCCAGCGAAGGGCATGACGGGAAGGTGGACCAGGTCTGGGTAGATGAATCCAGAGGGCTGCTCTTCTTCCCCTACGTCAATCCCTTCGACCCTCCGGAGGAACTCGTTTACGATTGGACCAGTACGGGTGTGGACAGCTTTTTTCTGGCAGAAGAGAGCGATGATCGCAACCCTTACCTCTATGAAATCGGGAGACGGGATCTCCTGAAGGATCCTGCATACAACCGCTACCTGATTCGCTACAGCTCGGCCACGGTTTCCAGCCGCTTCAACCTGAATGCCTTCGACATCATGGAGGGGAGCGAACTGGTCACGCTCGATGGGCAGACTTTGAGCAAGAACACGGATTACCGGATCGATTATTTCTCGGGAGAAGTGGAACTGATCGGAGATGCCGCCAGCCGTCTGACGCCGGACAGCAATATTTCGATCACCTACCAGTACAAGCCGATTTTCGGGGGCGGGAAAAGCAGCCTGGTCGGGCTTCATGGAAACTACCAGTTTGGGAAAAACGGTCGTGTGGCCAGTTCCTGGCTGTATGAAGCTCGTTACAGTGGCTCGCGCAGACCTCGACTGGGGGAAGAATCCACGCGCAATGTGGTCGGAAACCTTCTGGGCAACTACCAGATGGAACCCGAGTTTCTCACTCGTGCCATGAACTATCTGCCGAGAGTGGATACCGATGCGGCGAGTTCGCTGAAGATTTCCGGAGAAATCGCCGTCAGTTTTCCCAATCCGAATGTCGATGATCATGCCTATCTCGATGACATGGAGGGAATCGAGGATGCCGATGACCTGTCCCTGAGCCGCAGTCTCTGGATGGAGGCCAGCGAGCCGGTCGACTGGATTCCCAATATCGGCGGAGCGGATATCCCCGTTCTTCCGGAGAACCGGGCTCAGGCTGCCTACTGGCTTCATCCGCAGCAAACGACCTTCCGCAGGGACTTCAACCTGAGCCTCCCCGATCAGGAGTCTCGCGAAACGGTGGATGTTCTTCGTCTCGAGATTCCGGTGAATCTCAAGCAGGATCAGATTTCCGTCTGGCCTGCCCTGCAGGAAGTAAATGATGCCAATGTCGCACTTGGCGATAGCCTCTGGTGTGGACTCATGCAGGGTTTCAGCGGAGAGGGACTCGATCTCAGTGAAGCAGAGTATCTGGAGATCTGGGTCAACGACTTCCAGCAGGATTCCACTCTCCGCTACGGAACCCTGCACTTCGACATGGGGGATCTCTCGGAAGATTTCTTTGAACCGGAAAAGAACGAGTTCAATACCGAGGACCGAATCAATCGCGGGACCTTCGATGAAATCGACGAGGATACCGGACTCGATGGCAGTTACGACAGCAGTGAAGAGGGCATGGAGAGTCCCTGGGCTGACGAGAACGATCCTGCCGGGGACAACTATGATGCGAGCGTGCAGTCGGAGAGTTATGCCTATTCCTACTTCAAGGTCAACGGGAGGGAGAAGAACCGGCGCCTGGACACCGAAGACCTCGACAAGGACGGGCAACTGGATGTCAAGGACAGCTATTTCACTCTTGCGGTGGATCTGGATGAGACTCCTCTCATCGACATGGTGTCCGTCTACGATGAAGAGACAGCTTCCCTGCCCGAGGCCTCCAAGGCCTGGCGGCTTTATCGTCTGAAACTGACGGATGCGGGGATTCGAAGTGATGGCGCCAGTGAGCCGGACTGGAGCCGGGTCAAGTATTTCCGCTTCTGGGTAGAGGGAATGAACGAACTGGCGGCCAGCGAACCCTTCAATACGCTTGAGATTGCCAGTATCAAGATTGTGGGCAACCGCTGGAAGAATCACGCCATCCAGTCCTCGGAGGACGGGGTTTCCCTGGAGCCGGAGTCCTGGGGGCCCGGCGAGGACTTTCGTGTAGAGGTGGTCAACACCAAGGACAATGCCACCTTCACCTGGCCCTATGAGACGATTATTGACCCCGAGACAGGGCTGCCCGAAAGGGAGCAGGCTCTGAATTTCGTCTATGAAAGGATCCTGCCGGGACATCAGGTGCTGATCCGAAAGGACTACCAGGCTCTGAACCTGCTCGGCTACCGCTCTGTCTCTTTCTATCTGCACCCGGATGATGAAGCTCTGGGGCATGACTTCTTCGTGCGCGCAGCATTTGACAGCCTGAATTACTACGAGTTGCAGCACAGGCCTGACTCTCCGGGATGGAGGGAACTCAACATCAGCATGACCGACTGGACGGACATGAAGCTCTTCAGCGCCGAAGACACGGTGATGAGTGTCGTAGGGGATCTCAATGTTCCCGGTCGGGAGTACATTCTCCGGAAAGTGGGTTCTCCGGATCTCAGTCGGGTCAAGGCCCTCTACTTTGGTATTCGCAATACCTCGGAAACCGAAGAACTCAATGGCGAGGCCTGGATCAATGACATCCGTGTACGGGATGTGCGAAGGGATGTCGGCTATGCGGGGAAGGTCAATGCCTCGGCCAATCTGGCCAATGTCCTGAACATCGGTGCCAACTTCCAGGAGACCGATCCCGAGTTCCGCGGACTGAGAGCGACGCAGGGGTCAGGGCAGAGGAACCGGAACTGGGGAGTCAATGTTTCGACTGATCTTCAGCACTTCCTTCCGCTCTTTGGATACCGGATGCCTGTCAGTGTGAATCGCAGCTTCAGCAGCAGTACTCCGAAGTACGAACCGGGCAGTGATGTGGAGATCACCGATTCCGGGAAGCGAAGGGAAAGTACCTCGGTCACGGAAACCCAGGGCTTCTCGGTGAACCTGAGCCGCAAGCCCTCGCAGAACTGGTTCATGCGTGTCTTTCTGGACAACCTGAAGCTCAATGCTTCTCTCTCCCAGAGAAAGAGCGAGGGACCCTACCGGGTGGATTGGCAGGAAGGGGTCAATCATACGATCTCCTGGCAGGGCAACTTCAAGGAGAGGGAACTTCCCCTGCCTCTGGGAGCCCGTCTGAGGTGGAGCCCCCAGAGTTTGAACCTGTCTTCGAAGACCCGCCGTTCTTCCCAGAAGAACTGGACGGCCATCGGTGAGCGATACAGCCGGAACCCCGATGTGACGAGCGGCAGCATGAACAACAACTTTTCCTTCAACTGGAATCTCTTCCCCTCCCTTCGCGGCAATTTCTCCATGAGTGACAGTCGGGATCTGGAGCATGAACTGGCTCAGCGGGTAGATCTCGGTGGCGTGGAACTCAATCTGGGATTCCAGAAGAGCCAGAGCCAGGGTTTGACGCTCGACTACACTCTTCCCTTCTTTCGGAAGTTCCGCCCCAAGCTCAATTTCAGGAGTTCCTATTCCCAAAGCGTTCCGAGTTTCTCCGGAATCGGGGGGAGCTCTGCCCGTGAAGATGCCCTCAATATCCAGAACACCAACAACCTGAGTACGAACTACAACCTGGATGTGGGGCGCTGGATCCAGAAGGTGACCGGAACAAGCTCCGCTGCCAAGAGCCCATCCCAGAGCATGCCTGCAACGGTGCAGCCGAAGCGCCTTCCATCGCACGTTCTCGTACCCGTGGATCCGCTGCGCGGCCCCGATCCTCGGGCTCTCAAGCGGGTCACGCGTCGCTGGATCGAGGAGCAGGAGGAAGAGTTGGCCCTGACCGAGGCTCCTGCAGACAGCCTCCAGAACTTGAAGGACCCTCTCTACCTTGCCAAAAAGGCCTTTGCCCTGCTGGGAGGGATCAAGCCGATCAAGGTAGATCTGAGCCGGAGACTGGTAAGCAGTTTCAACAATGTGACCGGATCTGCAGATCCTCTCTATCGCCTGGGGTTTATCGAGTCTCCCGGTCTGCCGGGATACGGCAGCGAAGGGGAGTTGCTGGAACTGAAAGAAGCGGACCAGCAGGACGAGACCCGGGACTTCCGGATGTCCAGCGGCATCAACCTCTGGTCAAAGGTGCAGATTTCCACCAATTTCGACTGGTCCCGCACAGACAAGGACAGCCGCTCAAGCCGGAGCATCAACCGGAGGTGGACCTGGCCGAGTTTCAGTGTGGAACTGAGTTCTGTGGAGAAGTGGCCTCTCTGGGGCAATCTCATGGACAGTAGCAGCCTGGGCTTCGGCTTCAAGTCGACACTCACGGAAACGGATAATCTGGGAACCGGTCTGCAGACCCGCAGCGTCGGCAGAGTCTTTACTCCGCACTGGAACATCTCCTGGAAGAACCGCATGAGGAGCAACCTGACGGTCAGCTATCAGTCCACGGAGAACGGGCAGAACACGCAAACGACCCGTAACCGGAATTTCACTGCGGGCGTGGACTTCAACTACAGCCTCAGTTCTTCTTCCGGAAAGCGTTTTCTGGGGCTGACCTGGATGCCGGCCTTCCAGAGCCGGCTGGATATGAGGGCGGCTCTGAAGTACACTCGAGTCAGTAATGTGAGGGTGTCCTCGGATGATTTCACGGAGCCATTGGGGGGAAGCAGCACCTGGAGCTTCTCACCGGGAGCCAACTATCGCTTTTCCGACAAACTGACCGGGGGAGCCACGCTAAACTTCAGCCGCTCCTACTGGGTTTTGACAGGAGAAAAGAAGACCGGCCTGGGACTGACCCTGACCTCGACCCTGATCTTCTAG